Part of the Arvicanthis niloticus isolate mArvNil1 chromosome 2, mArvNil1.pat.X, whole genome shotgun sequence genome, AAAAACCAGGGTCCTCAGTCCATAGTTTCTGGCAAGGTACCCACACACCAGGCAAAAATGGGAAGAAGACAGAGCCCAGGACAGGCAGAATCTGGTTTGGTTCCAAGTGAGTGCTGAGAGGATGGGGTGCTGGAAGAGAGGCCTTTTTCTGCTCTTTAGGTTTCTGAACACTCAGGGCCTATTTACATAACTTCTTAGTATGGAGAACTCTGTGTTTTTAAGCTTTGTAACTGGTTgccatggtcctctcagtggggtgtcatggttatgTGTTCCAGAACACATAGTTTGGCAGGGAACTGGCCCCATGCCTATCATACTAAATTTTGAGTTTCACAGGGTTTGGGCTCACTCAGCCTTActagttcttctgtctggtggcacagttCACTTCTACCACAGTGTTCTTTCTAGATATTTACTTGTTCATTTATTTCAGAGATCCCTGCTTGTTAAAATAAACTAGACACCTTTGTTATGAATTAaagtctatatttttaaaatttgttttgccttcatgtatgtgtgggtaaTATCTTAATTTCTTACCAAAAAAAAGATGTTTCTGAAAACCTTTCATTTGGAGTAAACTGTGTAGAGAATAATGCTTTCAAACATTTGAGAACCcacttttattgaaaaattatttaaacattcAACTAATACTATCAGCAAAAGAAGAAGCTAATATACTTGTCCTggacatttaaatgtaaatatactaGATCCTTGGTTTCTCAGACTTCTCTCTAAACTGTCAGAGAGTATCTATATATCCTAGtcacaatcatatatatatatatatattgtatatttcaatatatatatttcattcatatatatgtgtacatacacatatatatatgagtgaaATGTGAATAATATGAATGAAAATGTGCATATTTTGAGTTAGGAACTGAATtcaatggtagaacacttgtctaggaaacacaaggccctaggttttGTCCCTAAATATGTGAAAAATGCATATTTGTATGAGAATATAATTGAAATTCTGTAGTGATAAATGTAATATGTGAACTGTTGTGAACTGTAGAGTAATTGTATGCTTGGCTTTTTTGGTTTTCAGTATGGTGTGTTACTTTGTCATTCCTCCAGGCAAACCAGGAATAGCCTGTGGCTCTGAATCCTCATAAGCATTTGGTAttgtcacattttttaaaattgtgcccATTCTTATGAATATATAGTcaaatttcattgttttaatttgtatttctcagaTAGTTAATAGTGCTTATCTTTTGAGGGTCTCACCTGTATTCACATACCCACTGTGTAGTTCCCACTTTTGTCCTTTTAGCAGAATCCTCCACAGAAAAACACTTAAAACTTTTTTTGATCTGGATTTCATTTTCTAGAGCATGCAGTTTTCTTTTGCTGACACATCTAAGAATTGTTTCACTAGTGTATCACTGACCCTTAATTAAACATTGACACTCATGGAAAATGGCAGAGTCAAGAGCAATAACTAGGCTTCCAGCTCAGGTGTAGAGTAAAACAGAGTCAGAACCTGCCTCCCAAGGCCTATCCATGTTTGGGACAGAGAGAAGATGGACCATTAAAAATGAACATATAGTAGAATGACTCGTCCTCCTTGTCCTATGCAGTAAAATGATACAGGTATATTTTAAATACCCAAAAGTTAGTTACTGAGGTAACTCATTGGGTAACTCTTGTCACCAAGCTTAACACTTAAGTTGGATATCCACAATCTACATGGTGGAATGAAAGAAATGACCAATTCCACAAAAGCTAAAATATTTCTGACCACATATTTGAAAGAGGACTAGTATCTAAAAGTATACATCAAACTCAAAGCatcagcaagttgtcctctgacctccacacatgcactgtgctacacacacacacacacacacacacacacacacgataatgatttaaaataaacttgCCTCCTAACTACTTACCTTTGTAGACAAGATTGGTGGAGTTCttatccctcatcaaagaagctttaaTTTACAGTGGACAGAAATTAATTCATACAGAGCCTCACAGCTAGTCAGAGGGCAAAGCATGAGTGACTATGTTTGCTCAGCCCTAAGCAGGAGATTTGTGTTACACTCCTTCTCCACATGGCTGAGAAATCATCAGAGAAGATgatggaaagattataagagaaGACTCATATAAAATGGCGTCTTCCGGACATGAAAAAGCCACTGAACTCATGAACCCACAGTAGCTATTGTCTGTATAATCAAACAGTCCAAGTTCCAGTATAGACAGTTAGGGGTTCACAAAACCCCATATCTAGCTTTGAAGCTTTTAGCAGTTGAAGGCTGCAGTATGGAGAGTCTGTTTTCATTAGGAATGTGGTTTCTGATAGGTTATCTGTGTTCCAGAGAATGACTCTACACCTTACATGTATAGGCATCACtgattggactcagtgggttCTAAACACAGGAAATGAAGTTGGAAAATGGTGGGCTCTGGGAAGACTTGGACTGGGGCAGTGGGAATGAATTTGATTTAAACacattgcatatgtgtgtgaactTCCTAAGGAATggactaaattttttttaataaaaattaaaataaatgctcCAAAGGCAAGTTTTGACATGTATAATTCTATCTTGATGAGTTATTAAGTTATCTGCTTAAAGCTAGTGTGTTAAATAATGTTTTCAGATAAACAAGCACTTGAAACACTTCTTTTCAATAGTTAGTTTTAGTCCCTCTCCATTGCATTGACCATCTTATGTACTGATAATTTAAAATTGCACAAACAACAGAATTATTTGAACACATTTAAACATTATGAACAGATACAAGAAAGCATATGTGCTCTACTTTGCTGCCCCCTCACTTTCCCAAGCACCACTCACATACATATCCATTTTGttccacatctttttttttatcttttttgaggcaggatctcactgtatATCTTTGGCTGGCTTGCAATTTACTATGTgccttaggctggcctcaaactcacaaagatccacctctctctgtcttctgggtaccagtattaaaggtgtgcaccatcacaacCTGATTTGTTCCACATCTGAAAAGCTTATTGATCTTCCTCAATAGTTTTTCAAGGCAGCAATAAAAAGACATTCAATTATTTGAATTAGCAGTATATGATAGTATTCTGTGGAATTAACCACATCTTTATTTCTTGattaatcaaattttaaattGCTATTTTCCTGTTGAAACTGAGGTTCACTGAATGTATTTAAACATCCTAGTATTCAGTATATACAGTATTTTTTCAGTATACATTTCTGATGATAATGCTACATATAATCCTAtgagtaaaaatttttaaaaataagcaacatattttacatatatttcctATATCCTCCAAGTGGAACAGTAATTTTCAAGCTATTATTCCTGTTTCTTGTTCTACtggcatttttaattaaatggtaatgtataagaaaaattaaaagaaactaaaactaaataatataattttgagaaagtagaaaaataaattacagacaaaaataaaattttggcaAGAAATATTTTGGTGAGGCAAAACATGAATTTTTcccaatgcaaaaaaaaataattaaaatgtaatcatCATTCTCTTCATTCTATCCTGTTCTTTCCTTGTCCTTATATTCAATTTTCAAAGGCACTCAGCTGCTAcaaattatgtaatttttaagTGATATTTTGAATTGTGTAAAATTTTGGAGGACCAGTTTATAAACAGTGAGAATTTGATTCAGAAGATATTTTAGAGTAAAaggattaattttaaaagtttttggaagatgaaaatacaaataatgaGAATGGGGAGAAATAGAGAATAAGAACATCGTACCTACAGAAGTGCGTGGATAACTAATACCCATCATGGATTACCTCACTGGATATAAATGTCCCCCATAGCCTTTTCatacatgcatttaaaaaaaatgttaagctCTGACACTGTTTACTGAGAATAACAGAAACAAGCCAGGCCTAAGTGGAGCAAAGTTGTGAGTCTGTCAAGAGATTCTACTTAGATGTTCCTTCTGCTTATGAGTTTCCTCAGACCCTGCTTCAAGTCTTTGTTTCTCAAGCTGTAGATGAAAGGGTTTAGCATAGATGAAAAAACTGTGTAGACAATTGTTGCTATATGGTCTTTGACAGTATAAGTTGACACAGGCTGTAAATACACATAGAAGATGCTTCCATAAAAGAGGGTTACCACAACGAGGTGAGACCCACAAGTGGAAAAGGCTTTGCGTTTCCCAGCAGCAGAAGGAATCTTGAGAACTGTAATAAGGATTCTGATGTAAGAGAAGGCGATGCATAGGAAAGGGGTCACCAAAACAAGAGCTCCTTCTGTCACTATCACAATCTCATTGACAAATGTGGAGGAGCAGGATAATTTTATCAGAGGACTGAGGTCACAGAGAAAGTGGTGAATAACATTGGAGTCACAAAAGGTCAGAAGATTAAGTAAAAGTGTGTGCAGAAGTGAATGGAGGTGAGGAAAGGAGCAAGAGAAGGTCACCAGTAGGACACATCGATGATGGTTCATGATGGTTACATAGTGGAAAGGGTTGCAGATGGCTACATACCGGTCAAAGGCCATTACTGCCAGAAGACAGCTATCACTGTTACCCAAGGCATAGAGAAAATACATTTGTGTCAGACACCCTGCATAGGAGATGGTCTTCTTTTCTGACAGAAAATTCACTAGCATCTTAGGGACAATAGTTGTAGTGAAACAAATGTCAGTTAAAgacagaaaactcaagaaaaaataCATGGGAGTATGGAGATGAGGGTCAGAGCGGATGACCAGAATGATGAGCAGGTTCCCTGCTAGAGTAGCCAGGTAAATGGTAAGGAATAGGATAAAGAGTGGCTTTTGGTCCTCAGGCCGAGGGGAGAGTCCCAGGAGGATGAACTCAGAGACAATCTTGGTTTGGTTAACTCTTTCCATTGATTTGGATCCAGTTATGCACATGAAAATTTGTTACTTAACACATTCTAGTTCACGAGAACCCAGCAAGGCTTTAGTTCATATTTCTTGGGTATGATGATGAGAATACAGTGGTTCTTTTGTAATGCTTGTGATTTTGCTTTCTCTAAAACATGTGTTGTTGATGACTACAAGGTCAAAGTAGATGGTCCTAAAATCAAAAGTCAGATTCAGGTTCCAGTTGGATCTAGGGAGTTTCTAATTCAAGAaatgtttgaaattataatagaaaagaaagaagtacaAGACTCTCTGAAGTGGCCAAGTGGGTAGGCAACTTTTTCCAGCTCACCTCTGGATGTAAAAATCTTTGCTTCTAACTTTCTCCAGAAGCTTCTTCTAGCTCACCTCCACACCCAAAGTTTCTAACTTTCTCCAGAAGCTGACATTCTCCACATCTGCAAATTATCCTCAAGTCAGTCTCTTTACCAGCATTCAGCTTCACTCTCTTCCCATGACTGAGGCTGGTCAGCTAGAAGAGGAACTGGGATTGAAGGCAGGATTAGCAAACTGCTCAAGGGAGTAATGTATCTCTCTTCTCTGGCCTCAACACCCTGCTTCCCCACTAACCTCTGGGTCCCAGGGTGATCCTGCTTTCTCAGCTCTCATCTCCAAAGACAAAGATGCCCTGACTCCAGTGGCAAGGGCTCTTGATTGTACAAGTCTTTTTCGTGTCTTGTGGTTTTCAGCTTTGCTAAATCTAGTTCTTGGATCCTTCTTAGGGTAACAGTTGCAGTGTGATTACCTCTCAGGGATATTTGTTCTGTGATTGCTctaattataaaaaaaagtttGCATCATAATTAGCACAGCTGATTCCAAGAGGACAGGAAACCCCTGAGGCTTCCTTCAGATATTGAGGCTAATCTTAGAATATTTCAACTTGATTTCAGTATTCAAGGACATACTTCCAAAAAATGATAATCAATGATATAAATGTATGTgggtgaatattttatatttagggatttatttattttttattgatccTTTGAGAATAtcctacaatgtattttgatcaccaCAACCCCTTCTCCTGGATCAACTTTCTGATTAGTTGTGTGATTATTTCTCTAATTTGCATCTCTCTGGTGACAACTAAACTAGACTatctattcatatttttttacTAACTATTAAGTTCATCTTTGGTGAAATGTCTGCCAAGATGTTTGGCTCAGTTTTAACTCAGTTTACTTTCTCATTGTTGAGTTTTAAgaattctttatacattttggtcGATAGccttatataacattttatataaatatctcCTCAGTCTTTGCCTTATGTTTTTATTCTCTTGATAgcatttacaaattaaaaataatattttaattagttCATGGAATATTAGGTTTCATTATGCTAGTCTGCAATCAAAATTTGTTAATTCTTCAGTCCCTAATTCCCCTCATATTCTACCAGCCCTCAGAGTCTTCCTTCCACATTCATGTCACATTGTCCTATTACTCCTCCACCATGTCCACAGCACTGCTTTCATCTTCTATGAGCTCTATAGTTACATATCTTACCCTTGACCTTCTGATCCACTTAACAGAGAAgttaggattaaagacatgtgcttaTAGTGAAGATGTTTTTCTATTTCACAATGAGCCAGGCATGATAACACACATCTATAATTTCAAGGCCCAGGAGGCTGACACAGGGGGAttgtgagtgccaggacagtctAAGATGCAGAATGATAATCCATctcaacaaacagaaaagaagcatATATTAGGGAGAGATGATGTCTATAAAGTAAAATGTTGGATATCTATAAGCAGAAGGAAAAAACTAGATACTtatctctcattttaaaaatctcaaaatatatcAAAAACTCAAAGGGAAGATACAAAAATTCCAGAAGAAATGTAGGAGAAACATAGCCATATTTGTCTGGACAGGCCTTTCCTTTCTATTCTCCTGCATGTGATATATTTAGAATAGTCTTTCCCCTCCCCTGACTTCTTCCAGACCCTTCCCAACTCCCTACCCACTAAACTTCAtgctccttctttctctcagaaaaacaaacaaagaaaaataaaaactaaaaagctaAATCAACACAGCAAGCTCATAaaataaactaacaaaacaagttaaaacaacaaaaataagcatAGAGTTTGTGTTATATTGGCCAACTGGGGCCTACCCTAGAGTGCAGTTGTTAAACCCAATGATAATCCATTTGggaaaaaaactgatttttccctttttaacAAGTATCAGCTGCAAATAGCTTCTCGGTAAGGGCTGGAACTTTGTGTGAACTTCCCCTTTTcccatgctggaattttgtccAGTTTGAACCAGTTTTATATGTACTTATTTGAGCCAGTCTTATATGGActggtttgtcttgttttgttttgttttgttttgaataagaCCTTATAAAGGGTcttttttgttcttattgttaTTTCACTTCTTTGGGTATGTGCATCGTGGCATATTTATCCTGTAATTtctggctaatatctacttataagtgagtacatactatgcatgtccttttgggtctgagttacctcactcaggataatattttctaatttcatctatttgcctgcatatttcatgatatttttgtttttaatggctgagtaatattctactgtgtaaatgaaccacattttctttagccattcttcagttgagggacatctgggttgttaccagtttctggctattacaaataaagctactaataacaaggagggcccaaggtgGGGTGcttgaatcttactcagaagggaaaatagatattggaggtgTATGCAGTgaagaaactgggtgggagaggggatgggaggggaatTGGGTGAAGGATCAGAAGTAGATAGAGTGGGGTAGagagaatgtaaagtgaatgaataaatacatacatacagtattttagtGTGTGCAGACAatttatagaaaacagaaaactggaaTGATAGAAACTTAAGAATCATTATTCATCTAACTATATAGATAGTGAAAAGGCATCTCACAAAAATCTATCTAGAAATCATTTATATATGTCAATCTATCTGcctttgtgtctgtctgcttATCATAAATCTCAGAAATCATATCAgaatatataaacacatttcaaattaatggaaaattaagaaaatgcaacaaAACAAGATGATTTGAATATTTAACTTACACAAGAAGCTATCTAACTAGCCCTATGACATATAAGATGTTCAAATTCAATATATTGcaaaagaatattaatttaaaagagcAAGAGATCCCCAGAGGATGAGGAGCTGGGTATAGCACAATGGCAGCCTGTTTGCATAGTATGCCTGAATTCCATCCTGAGCaccacaaaaaataaatgaataaaatttaaaagtctaaaatTCTAAGTATTTCTGAGTATTTGGCATTGTCAAAACTCACTTTTATTacaaatagaaacataaattGTAAAAATTCTTGGGGTGCCTTTAATATTAGTTATTTTCCCTAACcaatactttcatttttttagtCTGTTATATAATTGACACATTTCTCCACTctatttcctctcttctctcacatAGCCCTCCTTGGTATTTTTAAATTCAcagcctcttttttcattaattgttaatgcatacatacatatatgtatatatgtatatatgtatatatgtatatatgtatatatgtatatatgtatatatgtatatatgtatatatgtatatatgtatatatgtatatatgtatatatgtatatatgtatatatgtatatatgtatatatgtatatatgtatatatgtatatatgtatatatgtatatatgtatatatgtatatatgtatatatgtatatatgtatatatgtatatatgtatatatgtatatatgtatatatgtatatatgtatatatgtatatatgtatgtatgaatgcatgtatttatatacacatacatagcaCAGTGCCTAATATTGAGTCTCTAGATATAGAATGATCTGATATGTATCAGTTGTTAAACAAAGCCAATCTTTTTTAGACCATTATATAACCAGTGACTAACCAGTGACAAAGCATAGTAGACAACACAAGACATGATTAGCACAGTgcctaaatacaacctgcttggtctgtataatgttatttgtccgtatgttttcaggactgacaaTTTGCTCTTCTGGACAATACTATTTCTTCATCTCTCAGCTAGAAACCTAGCTGAGTACTCAGTGCTAGTGAAGTTATAGATTTTGGAGATAGTCTACAAGCACTAATTTACTAAAACAGGATAATCTCTATCACCAACCTAAACATTTgctcttatacccacagataagtgtagtctacacccctcatcaaggaaatttcTCTAAAAGTCTATAGGAGAAACAGAAATCCCACTTGACAGCTGCAGTATGTTTCCTGTCCCTGGAGATTCAGAGATAATTGGTCTCTCTCCTCACCAATGGGAACTCTGAAGCATCAGTACCTGGTAAATATTCCCATATGTGCCACCTCCAGGCTTTCCAGCTCAAATATTGTAACTCCAGAAATATattctacacatacatacaaaccttGGGTTTGTTTCCACTCCAGAAGAGTAAGAGTTTGAGTTTCTAAAAAGGATTATAATGTGAATTTGTCTGAAAGGAGCCGTATCTAAAGAACCCCAGAGCTTCATATCAACAAAGATTGGTTGAAAGCAGTTGGGTAAGTGTAAAATCAGATGACCACAGttcatgtgtgtgcttttttACTACTTCACTGAGTTTTACTTAGACAAATGACTTCACTTCTtcatatcttggtttctttagtGGAAGAAATAGTTTctcttcaaatattaaaattctgATGGAATATGTAAACACTTTTAGCACAGATAAGCAGGACACCAACAGTCAGAGCATGTAATTTCTCTTCTATGGATGTGGTCATACAGATGTACTGTCAATGTCACGTTAGTTAATGTTTGACAGAAACACAGGATTTACTTCAGGTGTGCCTTATATCCTGAGTCTCCACCcttaaaataaaagtgatttcATGTCTTGTTACTAAGGAGAAAAATCTTTTGAGAGTAAAAGTCAAGTGGAAAATCAAAGGGCATTCACCCCATGTTTTTCTGGGATGACAGAATATAGCCATTTCTTAACTTCTCCTTTGTCAAGTTTGTTTTGACTCCTCCTCTGTAGATCCATCTTAAAGATGTGCCCATAAGAATGCTGGTCTACATGATTTCACCTTTAGAGCTAAACTCACTGATGACATAATCCAGTCAACACATTTTGATTCAAGTGGTCCAGCCACCTGTGGTCAACTTGAACACAATTTATCAAATTGTTCATACTGTCTCTGACCATGAGTGTCTCCACATACTATGAACTTTTGCAAGGTGTGGGCAGTTTATAATCCTAGTCTTGTTGCTTCTGCTCTTGATAGCTAATTATTTCTTCAggtctcaaattttatttaattttttcaaaagagcTTTACCTGAAGTCAAAATAGATGTTCTAAATGTTCCTTTTGAATGTCATCAACATAGTTCTCCTTTCAATGCTCACCCTAGCTTCTGACTGTATTTGCATGTTTTGTTTATTATCAGTGTCCAGTTACCATATAATCACAGGGGCTGTGCTCACTGGGATTCTCCTTAAATGTCTTGTGCCCTTGGGTATTTCTGGCATTAGATAAAGACTAAACAAGTACAGAAAAAGTTACAAACGTGGTACCCTAGACCCACAATGGAGTGATTTTAAAGACTAGATCTAGGGCTTGGGAGTTACCTATAAAGCATAGATAACTGTAAGAAGCTAAGTTTGATGCCAAGAACCCATGCTAAAAAAAACACAGTAGCATGTACCCCTACAGTGAGATCGGGATAGACATAAGATAATCCTCAGAAGCTCACAGGAAGCTAACCTAGCTTATTTAGCAAAGAACAATGGACCCTATCATAATGAGATAGGAGAAAAAAACTCACATCCAGGGTTCCTCTCTGACTCCcaaatatatgc contains:
- the LOC117704545 gene encoding olfactory receptor 1L8, yielding MCITGSKSMERVNQTKIVSEFILLGLSPRPEDQKPLFILFLTIYLATLAGNLLIILVIRSDPHLHTPMYFFLSFLSLTDICFTTTIVPKMLVNFLSEKKTISYAGCLTQMYFLYALGNSDSCLLAVMAFDRYVAICNPFHYVTIMNHHRCVLLVTFSCSFPHLHSLLHTLLLNLLTFCDSNVIHHFLCDLSPLIKLSCSSTFVNEIVIVTEGALVLVTPFLCIAFSYIRILITVLKIPSAAGKRKAFSTCGSHLVVVTLFYGSIFYVYLQPVSTYTVKDHIATIVYTVFSSMLNPFIYSLRNKDLKQGLRKLISRRNI